CCGAAGTAGATCAACCCGCCGAACAGTGCCACCCCGGGATGCTTGCGCGCCAGGGTCAGCGCGTCGTAGAGCGGGTTGAAGGCGGCGCCGAAGCGGTAGGCCTCCAAGGCCGCACGGCGAACCTCCTTCTGCCAGCGCCGGGCCTCCTCCAGGTTCTCCTCCTTGAGCGCCTTGTCGACCGCCGCCAGTGACCTCTTCAACAATCCCTTGATATTGCGTTTCTTGCGCGGGTGGACGTCCTTCTTCTGCGCCTCGTCCAACTGACCGCGCAACACCTCCAGCAGGTCCCCCTTCTGCCGCGGCAGGATGTACTCGTCGGCCAGGATGTCGGCCTGGACGTCCTCGAGCAGGTCGGCCACGGTCAAACGCCGCAACTGAACGCTGTACTCCCGCCGGGCCGAATCGATCAGCTCCTCGACTGCCTCGTAGGACAACGGTACACCGCTGATCAGCATCCGGGCCACCAGCCCGGCCGTCCGCTCGGCCGCCTGGGCCTCGGCGACCTCGTTGCGCAGGCTGACCATCCGGCGCAGAATCAGCCACGAGATGAAGATGAACACCAACAGCACACCGACGGTCAGGATGATACGGATCAAGGGCGAGATCGTCGTCGTCGGTGTAATCGCCGGTTGAGCCAACACCGGCGCGGCGGCCGCCAGGGAAAGCAGGAAAACTCTACGCACGGGAAGCCTCCTGATGGAGTATTCTCAACAAATTATAGCATAATCCAGCCCGGTGCCGAGGCTCAGAGATTAACAAACCGGCGCCGGACCTTTGAAAAACACCGCTTCAACGGACGCGCTACGCCCGGAACCCGCGGCGCCGGAACCGGCACGGTTTTTGCGGAGGCGAACCGTTATCATCGACGGTAACGGGTGCCGAGATGCAAAAACCGTGCCGGTTCCGGCCGTCGCTGACCGCTGCGCGGGTTAAACACGGTTTTTCAAAGGTCCGGCCCGCACCCGGCGAAAGATCCGCGGAATCGGGTTGCGCTGCTCGCAAAAAACGACCCCCGGCGGGGGTCGTTTCCTTGTTGCCCGACCGGGCTAACGGCGGATGGACTTGGTCAGGCCGATGCGGGCGATCTTTTCCCGGGCCAGGGCCTTGGCGGCGGCCAGCGGGGTCTCGCCGCTGCGGCGGCAGCGGTTGAAGACCCGGCCCAGCATGCGGTAGACCCGCTGTGTACCTTTCCGGACCTCGTCGAGCTCGGTGCGCCCGCCGGGATGGATGTGCATCAGCGTGTCCCCGGCGTTGATGATAAACTCGGGAACGAAAAGGATCCCCCGCTCGGCCAGCCGCGCGGCCAGGGCCTCGTCGATGAGAACGTTGAAGGCCGAACCGGCCACGATTTTGGCCTTGAGCCGCTCGACGCGTTCGGTATTCAGCACCCCGCCGACGGCGCAGGGACAGAAGACGTCGCAGTCGACATCGTAGATCTCGTCGGGCCGGACCATCCGCGTATCGGGCTGGCGGTCTTGCAGCTCCTTGACGGGATCGAAACGCAGATCGCTCAGGATCAGCTCGGCGCCCTGATCGACCAGGATGCGCGCCAGGGCGCTCCCCACGCCGCCGACGCCCTGGAGGGCGATGGTGCGTCCGGCGACCTCGGCGTTGTTATGGACGTAGTTCAGCGCGGCGGTGATGCCGTGGAAGACGCCCCAGGCGCAGGCCGTTTCCGAGTCGATCTCGCCGGGTGAGCTGGCTCGGACGTGGGCGGTCTCCCGGCCCACGCTGCGGATGTTGTCGTCGTCGGTGCCCAGGTCGGAGTAGGCGACGAAGCGCCCGCCCAGGCTGTCGATGAAGCGGCCGAAAGCGCGCAGGGCGGCCTCGTCGGCGCCCTCGTCGTCGGCGGCCAGCAGAACCGCCATCCCGCCGCCGGCGTCGGTGTTGGCCGTGGCCATCTGGTAGGTCGAGCTCTCGGCCAGCCGCAGGGCGTCGGCGATGGCGGATTTCTCGTCCGGGTAGCTCCACAACCGGCAGCCGCCCAGGGCCGGCCCCAGGGTGGTGTCGTGGATGGCGACGAGGGCGCGCAGGCCCGTCGGCTGATGCTGGCAGAAGATCAACTGTTCGTGCCCGGCGGCTTCCAGGGCCTCGAAAATACCCACGGCGACTCCTCTTCATAATCGGCTGTACAAACGATCTACAATATTCGGGACACTGCTGATCAGCCAGACCGCCCAGCCAACCCCCATACGACGGCTCCCGTCATGTCGGCTCGGGCGCCGGCGAGACCTTTGAAAAAGGGTTCCGGCCCGCGTCTCACCGCCGGCGTACCGCGCCGCCGGAACCGGCACGGTTTTTGCATCTCGACGACCGTTGGCGCGGAGACAACGCTGCGTCTCCGCAAAAACCGTGCCGGTTCCGGCTCGTTGGAGGTTTTTCGGCCGGTGGAGGCGTTGTTTTTCAAAGGTCTCGTTCCGGCGCCGCAGTCAGCTCTGGAGCGGGATGCTGGAGCAGTTCCAGCCCGAGCAGCTCGTGGGCCTCGGCCAGCAGCTCCGCCGACAGCTTATCCGGGTAGCCCTCGGCGTAGACGATCCGTTTGACGCCGGCGTTGATCAGGATCTTGGCGCAGATGACACAGGGGTGGTTGGTGATGTAGATGGTGGCGTCTTCGGTGACCACGCCGAAGCGGGCGGCCTGGGCGATGGCGTTCTGCTCGGCGTGGGCGCCGCGGCAGATCTCGTGGCGCTGGCCCGAGGGGATGTCGTGCTGCCGGCGGTAGCAGCCGCCCAGTTCCTCGCAGTGGGCCAGCCCCCGGGGGGCGCCGTTATAGCCCGTGGCCAGGATGTGCTTGTCGCGGACCAGCACGGCGCCGACGTGGCGGCGCAGACAGGTCGAGCGCCCGGCCACCAGGCGGGCGATGCCCATGAAGTAGCTGTCCCAGCTTGGACGGGTCATGGTTCCCCTGGGCGGTGAAATCGATGTTGATTGTACCCCAACGCCCGGCCGCGGGCAAGTTAGCTGGGCGCAACTCCTTGACACTGCGCGACCCCCGCCGTATCATCGCCCCGACATCCAACGGGGACCTGCCTTGATCGTCACCACACCGCGCATGGGTCTGTGCCACATCGGCTACCGGCGCTTCCTCGAAGGCTTCGGGCATACCGTTCACATCCCGCCGCCGGGGACCAAGCACACCCTCTCCCTGGGCACCCAGCACAGCCCGGAGTTCGTCTGCTTCCCCTTCAAGATCATCATGGGCCAGTATTTGCAGGTGCTGCGCCGCCATCCGGAGATCGAGGCCGTCTTCACCTCGGGCGGCCGGGGTCCCTGCCGCGCCGGGCTCTATGGTGTGCTGCACCGCGAGATCCTCGCCGAGCAGGGCCACGACCTGCGGATGCTGCTGCTCGAGCCGCCGGTGATCGAGAACGTCAAGCTGATGAGCCCGGGCCTGACCTGGCGCGAGCGCATCATGCATTCCAAGTACGCCTGGCGTCTGCTGCGGGCGGTGGAGCGCGTCGAGGAACTAAGCCACTTCTACCGGCCGCGGGAGCTGCACCGGGGCGCCACCGACGCCGCCTTCGCCGCGGCGCTCACCCGCCTGCAGCGGGTGCGGGACATCATCGAACCCCGGCGGCTGCACCGTGATCTGGAGCGTTTCTTCGCCAGGCGGGTGGAGATCGACCACGACTACGAACCGGTACGCATCGGCATCGTCGGCGAGATCTTCGTCGTCCTCGACGATTTCGCCAACCACGACATCGAGCGCCAGTTGGGTTACCTGGGGGCCGAGGTCCAGCGCAGTCTCTACGTCACCAAGTGGCTGCTGGGCGGCATCTACCGCCGCTGGACCAAACAGAGCATCGCCCGGGCCTCGGAACGCTTCCTCAGCTACTGGGTCGGCGGCGACGGCCGCGAGAGCATCGGCGAGAGCGTGATGTACGCCGAGGCCGGCTACGAGGGCGTCATCCAACTGTCACCCTTCACCTGCATCCCCGAGATCGTCGCCAAGAGCATCCTGCCCACAATCGGCGAAGAGGCCGGGATCGCCGTGCTCAGTCTGGACATCGACGAGAACACGGGCACCGCCGGGGTGCGCACCCGGCTCGAGGCCTTCGTCGATATGCTCCAGCGCCGCGAGGGCAAGCCGCCCCTGCACCGCCGAACGAACGAACCCCGCTCCAGCGCGATCCAGCGTCCCGCGCCGGCCGCCGGAGGAGTGCGGTGACGGCGCGATCGCCGGAGACCGCCCCGAGCGCCGGGCTCGCGGAACAGGGTTTCCGGCTGAGCATACCCGTCATCCTCGGCGCCCTGGTCCTGGTCAAGCTGCTGCTCCACGCCGCCACGGCCGGGGCCTTCGGCTCCTTCCGCGACGAGCTCTACTACCTGGCCTGCGCCGATCACCCCGCGCTCGGTTACGTCGACCACCCGGCGCTGTCGAGCTGACTGCTGGACGGCTGGCGTTGGCTGATCGGCGAGTCGCTGTTCTCGATCCGCCTGCTGGCGGCCCTCATCGGTTCAGGGACCATCGTCTTCTGCGGGCTGTCGGCGCGGGAGCTGGGCGGCGGCCGCTTCGCCGTCTTTAGCGCCGGGGCCGCGGCCCTGCCGGCTCCGGTTTTCCGTTCCGTGCACAGCTTCTACTCGATGAACGCCCTCGACCACCTGCTGTGGACGGCGGTGGTCTTCGTCTTGTTGCGGACCATGCGGGCCGTCACGGTCAGGCAGCAGTACCGGCGCTGGTTGGCCTTCGGCCTGCTTCTAGGTCTGGGCTTGCTCAATAAATACTCGATCGGCCTGCTGATCCTGGGCCTGCTCGTCGGCTGCCTGCTGACCGAGCGGCGCGCCCTCTTCAAAGAACGCTGGCCCTGGCTGGCCGCCGGAGCGGCCCTGCTCGTCTTCCTGCCCCACCTGCTCTGGCAGCTCGCCCAGGGTTTTCCCACCCTCGAGTTCATTCACAACGCCGCCTTCTACAAGAACACCCCGCCCGGCGTCTTCACCCTCCTGGCCGAGTCCCTGCTCCACCTGACCCCCGTCGGTTTCCTGCTCCTCGTCGCCGCCTGCGTCCACGGCTTCTCCAAGTCCGGCCGGCCCCGGCGCTTCCTCGTCTGGGTCTATCCCGTCGCCTTCGCGCTGACCGCCCTGGGTGGTAAGACCTACTACCTGGCGCCGGTCTTCTTGATACTGGTCCCCCTTGGCGCTGTAGCCTTCGAAGGCTGGGCCGCCAGAGGTTGGCGCTGGTTACGGTACACCGTCCCCGTCCTCTTCGCCCTGCTGAGCCTGGCCAGCCTGCCCCCGGCCCTGCCCGTCCTGTCACCGCAACGCAGCGCCGACTACGCCGCGGCCCTGGGTCTCGTCCCCCAGCTCGGGCTCCAGCGCGCCGAGGTCCTGCCCCAGTACTTCGCCGACCGCTTCGGCTGGCCCGAACTCGTCGAGACCCTGGCCGTCGTCCACGGCTCGCTCACACCCGCCCAGCGGGCCGACTGCGGCGTCTTCTGCACCAACTACGGCCAGGCCGGAGCCGTCGTCCATTTCGCTCCCGCCTACGGCCTACCCCCCGCCACCTGTCCCCACAACAGCTACTGGCACTGGGGTCCGCCGCCGACGCACCGGACCTGGATCGTCGTCGGCGCGCTCGCCGCGGAGTTGAAGGAGCTCTTCGCCGACGTCGAGCTGAAAACCAACTTCTCCCACCCCTGGGTGATGGACTACGAGGACGACAAACCGATCTGGCTCTGCAGCGAGCCGCTGGCCGACCTGGCCGAACTGTGGCCCGAGCTGCGATTTTACCTCTAGGATGGGGTTGGGGTAGGCTTAGATTAACGAGTGTAGGGCGGCCACTTTGCGGCCCGGCGCGAAACCTAAGTGCAGTAAAGGAACAAGCAATGAGTGACATCTACTTCATCGGATGTGATATGGGAGGCTGGCATACAAAAGAAACAGATGCCATTGCAATAATGAAGTGGGATGGAACAAATCTATCTCATTCTAATGTAGATAATGGCCAACTATTTTATCCATTTAATAAAGTAAACGATATTTCATCTAATAATGCAATTGATATAAAAAATCATATCATAATATCAATTGATGCAGCACTTGGATGGCCCATACAATTTACAATACACGTAAATTCGATTAAAGAGGCAGATTATAAACCTACTTTTAACGTTGATGACGGTCAATTTCAAAACCCATATTTATTTAGAAAAACAGGGAGATTTGTGAAGTCAGTAATTAAAACAGAGCCATTATCAGCTGTCAAGGATAATCTTTGTTCTAACTTTACGGAAGCCCAAGCATTAGTCGAATGGTTTAAGAAACATTATAATGATTTATATAGACCCCCATTTGATGAATACAAGAAGTCTGAAGCAGTAAATAAGAAACACACACTGATAGAAGTATACCCTGCTGCAAGTAAAAAAAGCACTAAATATCAAAAACTAGATGATCCCGATACGAATTATCCGATGTCTAGACTTGGCAATACAGATATAGCTGACGCCAAACGCTGTGCCATGACAGCGGTCTGTTATGCGAAAACAATTGGCTTGATTGATAATACAAATTATCCAGAAGTATACACACCTGATGATGCAAGTGCAATGGGATACGATATGTGTGCTATCAGGAAAGAGGGCTGGATATTCGCGCCGAAGTAAGATTGGCAACCGCAGGCGGTGGCGCGCTTGTTGCCCGCGGGCTCCGGCTACGGAGACCGCGGAATGCAACAAGCGTGACACCGCCGGGGGAACCGCCCGCCGGCGGCGGTGGTTTCCCCGCTACCCAGCCCGAACAGAACTACCCCCCCGCCTGGATTAAGCTGGTCCGTGGCGGCAACGTAATCCCCGCCCGCCGCTGGGGGAGGGTCGGCGAGGGGGCTTTGGCCGACAACATCAAACACCACCAACGGCAAAACGCCGTCGCGATTGCAATCCCGAGTCTGCCTTGCATCCAGACATGACGAACAGCAACCCATCGGACGCCCCCTCGTCAAGGGGGCGGTCTTTCTGGTACTATCGG
This sequence is a window from Candidatus Coatesbacteria bacterium. Protein-coding genes within it:
- a CDS encoding CoA protein activase; amino-acid sequence: MIVTTPRMGLCHIGYRRFLEGFGHTVHIPPPGTKHTLSLGTQHSPEFVCFPFKIIMGQYLQVLRRHPEIEAVFTSGGRGPCRAGLYGVLHREILAEQGHDLRMLLLEPPVIENVKLMSPGLTWRERIMHSKYAWRLLRAVERVEELSHFYRPRELHRGATDAAFAAALTRLQRVRDIIEPRRLHRDLERFFARRVEIDHDYEPVRIGIVGEIFVVLDDFANHDIERQLGYLGAEVQRSLYVTKWLLGGIYRRWTKQSIARASERFLSYWVGGDGRESIGESVMYAEAGYEGVIQLSPFTCIPEIVAKSILPTIGEEAGIAVLSLDIDENTGTAGVRTRLEAFVDMLQRREGKPPLHRRTNEPRSSAIQRPAPAAGGVR
- a CDS encoding cytidine deaminase → MTRPSWDSYFMGIARLVAGRSTCLRRHVGAVLVRDKHILATGYNGAPRGLAHCEELGGCYRRQHDIPSGQRHEICRGAHAEQNAIAQAARFGVVTEDATIYITNHPCVICAKILINAGVKRIVYAEGYPDKLSAELLAEAHELLGLELLQHPAPELTAAPERDL
- a CDS encoding leucine dehydrogenase, with translation MGIFEALEAAGHEQLIFCQHQPTGLRALVAIHDTTLGPALGGCRLWSYPDEKSAIADALRLAESSTYQMATANTDAGGGMAVLLAADDEGADEAALRAFGRFIDSLGGRFVAYSDLGTDDDNIRSVGRETAHVRASSPGEIDSETACAWGVFHGITAALNYVHNNAEVAGRTIALQGVGGVGSALARILVDQGAELILSDLRFDPVKELQDRQPDTRMVRPDEIYDVDCDVFCPCAVGGVLNTERVERLKAKIVAGSAFNVLIDEALAARLAERGILFVPEFIINAGDTLMHIHPGGRTELDEVRKGTQRVYRMLGRVFNRCRRSGETPLAAAKALAREKIARIGLTKSIRR